The genomic region TATCAGGCGCTGATGCCCGCCTTCCTCTTTATCACGATCAGCCGGGCAGACTATGCATCCGTGCCTGCGGGCAGCTTCATGCTCGCGGCGGCGGGCGGGTTTCTGGCCATGGGCATCATCATGCTCGCCTTCCGCCTCCTGCCCATGCCGGGGCCGGTCTATACCAGCCTCTTTCAGGGCGGGGTGCGCTGGAACGGCTTTGTGCTGCTGGCGCTGGCACCGGCCGCCTTTGGTGAGGAAGGCGCAGCGCTTGCAGCGCTGGCCTTCGCACCGACCGTGCCGCTGGTCAATGTGATGTGCGTGGCGGTGATGACGGTGTGGGGCAAGAGCGATCACCCGCCCAACCTGAAACGCGTGGGCCTGCGCATCATCACCAACCCGATCATTATCGGCTGTCTGGCGGGCCTTGCCGCGAATGTGGCCGGTGTGTTTCAGAGCGGCCCGGTCGCCGACACGCTGGACCTGGCAGGGCGCGCCTCCCTGCCGCTCATTCTTCTGACCATCGGGGCGGGGCTGGACTTTACGTCCTTGCGCGCCCGTCCGGGCATTATCTCGCTCTCGGTCACGGCCAAGCTCCTGATTGCGCCTGCGGTCTTCTACGCGCTGGGCATTCTGCTGGGCGTAGAGGGTGTGGCGCTGGCCGTGCTGGTCGGCATTGGCGCAACGCCCGGCGCAGCCGCCGCCTATGTGCTGGCGCGTGAGATGGGCGGGGATGCGGAAATGATGGCAGGCCACGTCACCGCCACCACCCTGCTTGCCGCCATCACCATGCCCATCTGGATAGCGATTTCCGCACTATGACC from Glycocaulis abyssi harbors:
- a CDS encoding AEC family transporter; its protein translation is MSPVVIALFPVFGVIALGWVLRRSGLVAAPLWGGINKLSYQALMPAFLFITISRADYASVPAGSFMLAAAGGFLAMGIIMLAFRLLPMPGPVYTSLFQGGVRWNGFVLLALAPAAFGEEGAALAALAFAPTVPLVNVMCVAVMTVWGKSDHPPNLKRVGLRIITNPIIIGCLAGLAANVAGVFQSGPVADTLDLAGRASLPLILLTIGAGLDFTSLRARPGIISLSVTAKLLIAPAVFYALGILLGVEGVALAVLVGIGATPGAAAAYVLAREMGGDAEMMAGHVTATTLLAAITMPIWIAISAL